Proteins from one Gossypium raimondii isolate GPD5lz chromosome 8, ASM2569854v1, whole genome shotgun sequence genomic window:
- the LOC128042990 gene encoding uncharacterized protein LOC128042990: METKKFRDVSSRSKATAGLSIQERPPISSRATSVASVGNTRLNKPECQQCGRRHVGECWGKYNNRVCYKCGSKDHFIRECPEFADRNSTQNTRSGNTAARGRPPRNKGNVSASQRGTKDTAVRSEARAPARAYAIRAREEALSPDVITGTFTLYDTNAIALIDLGSTHSYVCETLEFSKTLPVDDILYVGSEVSEKRL; encoded by the exons ATGGAAACAAAGAAGTTCAGAGATGTTAGTAGCCGATCTAAGGCTACTGCCGGGCTTTCTATACAAGAACGACCACCAATAAGTTCAAGAGCCACCTCAGTTGCTAGTGTTGGTAATACCCGACTGAATAAACCTGAGTGTCAGCAGTGTGGTAGGAGACATGTTGGTGAGTGTTGGGGCAAGTACAACAATCGAGTTTGCTATAAATGTGGATCGAaagatcattttattcgggaGTGCCCAGAGTTTGCGGATCGAAATTCGACTCAGAATACGAGATCGGGCAACACAGCAGCTCGGGGTAGACCACCTAGGAACAAGGGTAATGTGAGTGCCAGTCAGAGAGGTACTAAAGATACGGCTGTTAGATCCGAGGCTCGCGCACCTGCCAGAGCCTATGCCATTCGCGCACGTGAGGAGGCTTTATCCCCAGacgttattactggtactttcactctctatgatactaatgcTATTGCACTGATTGATCTTGGTtcgactcattcatatgtgtgtGAAACTTTAGAATtcagtaagactttgcctgttga TGATATCCTCTATGTTGGCTCAGAAGTATctgagaaaaggttgtga